Proteins from a single region of Hyalangium gracile:
- a CDS encoding hybrid sensor histidine kinase/response regulator: MPKPAFIEPPKFFRGAYSWEADEVLRVLVEVEHSHPEGSMALRAVRDDEGSIVDFEWIYANPAAERVLSWRVGGLVKRRLHEVPPELGLAGQFEAFHQVVETGQSCQQVFPHSCEGFDGWLQATVARFRDGVLVRLRDITAARRAETGLRETRDRMVEILENLPEGFISVDAQWRYTYVNRIALQLKGKPREKLFGRSLWDTCPELVGTVTEREFRRVMAERESTSFEMEYSPGVWLDMHAYPSGTGIAIFFRDATERKRAEQERDALLHREHSGRLEAEELARQRARELLAAREKLVQSEKLAVAGQLAAGVGHEINNPLSFVMGNIHFALEAISTLPQVEAREALRETSEALEEAREGAERIRGIVRDLKTFARGDDVHLRPVDVHAALEFSLSMAMNHIRYRAQVVKCFGTVQPVWANEAKLGQVFLNLLINAAQAIPEGDSARHRIVLTTSMRENQVVVEVTDTGVGMSPEVRARAFEPFFTTKPQGEGTGLGLSICHGIIKALRGELTVASTPGKGSTFRVVLPTRGAESEVQVPSLAAAPETPSVQGKRVLVIDDEPGIASVMRRIIGRGNEVVVSNSGREALELLERDTEFDRIFCDLMMTDLTGMDVHAELARRHPECLPRLVFMTGGGFTTRARSFLQNFSHPRIDKPFEPELIRRLVAQSPPRV, encoded by the coding sequence ATGCCCAAGCCCGCATTCATCGAGCCCCCGAAGTTCTTCCGAGGCGCTTACAGCTGGGAGGCGGATGAGGTTCTGAGAGTGCTGGTGGAGGTGGAGCACTCGCACCCCGAAGGCAGCATGGCGTTGCGCGCCGTGCGCGATGACGAGGGCTCCATCGTCGACTTCGAGTGGATCTACGCCAACCCCGCCGCGGAGCGCGTGCTGAGCTGGCGCGTGGGCGGGCTGGTGAAGCGCAGGCTGCACGAGGTGCCGCCGGAGCTCGGCCTGGCCGGGCAGTTCGAGGCCTTCCACCAGGTGGTGGAGACGGGCCAGTCGTGCCAGCAGGTGTTCCCCCACTCGTGCGAGGGATTCGACGGCTGGCTTCAGGCCACCGTGGCGCGCTTCCGGGACGGCGTGCTGGTGCGCCTGAGAGACATCACCGCGGCCCGGCGCGCGGAGACGGGGCTGCGCGAGACGCGCGACAGGATGGTGGAGATCCTCGAGAACCTGCCCGAGGGCTTCATCTCCGTGGATGCGCAGTGGCGCTATACGTACGTGAACCGCATCGCGCTCCAGCTCAAGGGCAAGCCGCGCGAGAAGCTCTTCGGCCGCAGCCTCTGGGACACCTGCCCGGAGCTGGTGGGCACCGTCACCGAGCGCGAGTTCCGCCGGGTGATGGCCGAGCGCGAGTCCACCTCGTTCGAGATGGAGTACTCGCCCGGCGTCTGGCTGGACATGCACGCGTACCCCTCGGGCACGGGCATCGCCATCTTCTTCCGGGACGCCACCGAGCGGAAGCGCGCGGAGCAGGAGCGGGACGCGCTGCTGCACCGCGAGCACTCGGGGCGGCTGGAGGCGGAGGAGCTGGCGCGCCAGCGCGCGCGGGAGCTCTTGGCGGCGCGCGAGAAGCTCGTCCAGTCGGAGAAGCTGGCGGTGGCCGGCCAGCTGGCGGCCGGGGTGGGGCATGAGATCAACAACCCGCTGTCCTTCGTGATGGGCAACATCCACTTCGCGCTGGAGGCCATCTCCACGCTGCCGCAGGTGGAGGCGCGCGAGGCGCTGCGGGAGACGTCCGAGGCGCTGGAGGAGGCGCGCGAGGGCGCCGAGCGCATCCGCGGCATCGTCCGGGACCTGAAGACGTTCGCCCGGGGAGACGACGTGCACCTGCGCCCGGTGGACGTGCACGCGGCGCTGGAGTTCAGCCTCTCCATGGCGATGAACCACATCCGCTACCGCGCGCAGGTGGTGAAGTGCTTCGGCACGGTGCAGCCGGTGTGGGCCAACGAGGCCAAGCTGGGCCAGGTGTTCCTCAACCTGCTCATCAACGCGGCGCAGGCCATTCCCGAGGGGGACTCGGCGCGCCACCGCATCGTCCTCACCACCTCCATGCGGGAGAACCAGGTGGTGGTGGAGGTGACGGACACCGGGGTGGGCATGTCGCCGGAGGTGCGGGCGCGCGCCTTCGAGCCCTTCTTCACCACCAAGCCCCAGGGCGAGGGCACCGGGCTGGGGCTGTCCATCTGCCACGGCATCATCAAGGCGCTGCGCGGGGAGCTGACGGTGGCCAGCACGCCCGGCAAGGGCAGCACGTTCCGCGTGGTGCTGCCCACGCGGGGGGCCGAGTCCGAGGTGCAGGTGCCGTCGCTGGCCGCCGCGCCGGAGACGCCGTCCGTGCAGGGCAAGCGCGTGCTCGTCATCGACGACGAGCCGGGCATCGCCTCCGTCATGCGCCGCATCATCGGCCGCGGCAACGAGGTGGTGGTGTCCAACAGCGGGCGCGAGGCGCTCGAGCTGCTGGAGCGCGACACGGAGTTCGACCGCATCTTCTGTGACTTGATGATGACGGACCTGACGGGCATGGACGTGCACGCCGAGCTGGCCCGGCGCCACCCCGAGTGCCTGCCGCGGCTCGTCTTCATGACGGGGGGCGGGTTCACCACGCGGGCGCGCTCGTTCCTGCAGAACTTCTCGCACCCGCGCATCGACAAGCCCTTCGAGCCCGAGCTCATCCGGCGGCTGGTGGCCCAGTCTCCGCCGCGCGTGTGA
- the treZ gene encoding malto-oligosyltrehalose trehalohydrolase has product MAESRVAVPRLGAWVESGNRVRWRVWAPGHRRLEVVLHDGEGKPGRVLPMTPEPGDCFGAVLEGAGAGVCYKLRVDGEGPFPDPWSRSQPMGVHGPSEVVVPDFEWTDLGWRGPDPESLVIYEVHVGTATPEGTFEALIPKLKGLRELGINTLELMPLASFPGTRNWGYDGVDLFAPLHAYGGPTGLRRLIDAAHAQGLSVLIDAVYNHFGPDGNYLRCYSPHYFTDRHHTPWGDAVNYDGKHSAPVREMVLSNVEMWIRDYHADGLRLDAAHAIVDDGSPHLLEELVARARAAALDRQVLIIAEDERNEARLVRPASDGGMGLDGVWADDFHHQLRRAFAGDSEGYYQDYTGSAEDIARTLRQGWFYEGQESKNLGHARGTSASGLSPRGFVHCIQNHDQVGNRAHGERLGHDVSPAAFRAMSTLLLLSPYTPLLFMGQEWNASTPFLYFTDHNEELGRLVTEGRRKEFAGFTRFAGDTVPDPQAVATFERSRLDWSEAERPPHAGVRALYQELLRLRASEPELRSRRRGNHDARVVGPDALVLERRTVEQRLLVFVNVKGSLEYALPEGRQAKVLLWSEAPRFGGTVELPPLRDGVIRLEGPSAVVVRIPS; this is encoded by the coding sequence GTGGCGGAATCTCGGGTGGCGGTGCCTCGACTGGGCGCCTGGGTGGAGTCTGGCAATCGCGTGCGCTGGCGTGTCTGGGCGCCGGGCCATCGACGGCTCGAAGTCGTCCTGCACGATGGCGAGGGCAAGCCGGGCCGGGTGCTGCCCATGACGCCCGAGCCGGGCGACTGCTTCGGCGCCGTGCTGGAGGGAGCCGGAGCGGGCGTGTGCTACAAGCTGCGCGTGGATGGAGAGGGGCCCTTCCCGGACCCCTGGTCCCGCTCGCAGCCCATGGGCGTGCACGGCCCCTCCGAGGTGGTGGTGCCGGACTTCGAGTGGACGGACCTGGGCTGGCGGGGCCCGGACCCCGAGTCGCTCGTCATCTACGAGGTGCACGTGGGCACCGCCACGCCCGAGGGCACCTTCGAGGCGCTCATCCCCAAGCTGAAGGGCCTGCGCGAGCTGGGCATCAACACCCTGGAGCTCATGCCCCTGGCCAGCTTCCCGGGCACGCGCAACTGGGGCTATGACGGCGTGGACCTCTTCGCGCCCCTGCACGCCTATGGCGGCCCCACCGGCCTGCGCCGGCTCATCGACGCCGCGCACGCGCAGGGGCTGTCCGTGCTCATCGACGCCGTCTACAACCACTTCGGGCCGGACGGGAACTACCTGCGCTGCTACTCGCCGCACTACTTCACCGACAGGCACCACACCCCGTGGGGCGATGCGGTGAACTACGACGGCAAGCACTCGGCGCCCGTGCGGGAGATGGTGCTCTCCAACGTGGAGATGTGGATCCGCGACTACCACGCGGACGGCCTGCGGCTGGACGCGGCGCATGCCATCGTGGATGACGGCTCGCCGCACCTGCTGGAGGAGCTCGTCGCCCGGGCGCGCGCCGCCGCGCTGGACCGCCAGGTGCTCATCATCGCCGAGGACGAGCGCAACGAGGCCCGGCTGGTGCGCCCCGCCTCCGACGGAGGCATGGGGCTGGACGGCGTCTGGGCGGACGACTTCCACCACCAGCTGCGCCGCGCCTTCGCGGGCGACAGCGAGGGCTACTACCAGGACTACACGGGCAGCGCGGAGGACATCGCGCGCACGCTGCGCCAGGGCTGGTTCTACGAGGGCCAGGAGTCGAAGAACCTGGGCCACGCCCGAGGCACCTCCGCCAGCGGGCTGTCGCCGCGCGGCTTCGTGCACTGCATCCAGAACCATGACCAGGTGGGCAACCGCGCGCACGGAGAGCGGCTGGGCCATGACGTGTCGCCAGCGGCCTTCCGGGCGATGAGCACGCTGCTGCTCTTGTCGCCGTACACGCCGCTGCTCTTCATGGGGCAGGAGTGGAACGCGAGCACGCCCTTCCTCTACTTCACCGACCACAACGAGGAGCTGGGGCGGCTCGTCACCGAGGGCCGGCGCAAGGAGTTCGCCGGCTTCACCCGCTTCGCGGGAGATACGGTGCCGGATCCGCAGGCGGTGGCGACCTTCGAGCGCTCGCGCCTGGACTGGAGCGAGGCCGAGCGCCCACCGCACGCGGGCGTACGCGCGCTCTACCAGGAACTGCTGCGACTGCGCGCCAGCGAGCCCGAGCTGCGGTCGCGCCGCCGAGGCAACCATGACGCGCGCGTGGTGGGCCCGGACGCGCTCGTGCTCGAGCGCAGGACGGTGGAGCAGCGGCTGCTCGTCTTCGTCAACGTGAAGGGCTCGCTGGAGTACGCGCTGCCCGAGGGCCGGCAGGCCAAGGTGTTGCTGTGGAGCGAGGCTCCCCGCTTTGGCGGCACTGTCGAGCTTCCCCCGTTGCGCGATGGCGTCATCCGGCTCGAGGGCCCGTCCGCCGTGGTGGTGCGAATCCCGAGCTGA
- a CDS encoding DUF5335 family protein, giving the protein MHHTREIPREVWSDYLTLLSSITRSQWVRIEAISSDIGEQPLAQRLPLIDITFVEKGSDQGAIEVTVGRPGEEITHRIFQPGHIYADESESGELECLDIEDAERTKTLIFFEPLQAIDELSGSSSHL; this is encoded by the coding sequence ATGCATCACACTCGGGAAATCCCTCGCGAGGTCTGGTCCGACTACCTGACGCTGCTGAGCAGCATCACCCGCTCGCAGTGGGTGCGCATCGAGGCCATCAGCTCCGACATAGGCGAGCAGCCGCTGGCCCAGCGCCTGCCGCTCATCGACATCACCTTCGTGGAGAAGGGCAGCGACCAGGGCGCCATCGAGGTGACGGTGGGCCGGCCGGGCGAGGAGATCACCCACCGCATCTTCCAGCCGGGCCACATCTACGCCGACGAGAGCGAGAGCGGCGAGCTGGAGTGCCTGGACATCGAAGACGCCGAGCGCACCAAGACGCTCATCTTCTTCGAGCCGCTCCAGGCCATCGACGAGCTCTCCGGCTCCTCGTCGCACCTGTGA
- a CDS encoding M57 family metalloprotease, producing the protein MLKFRTVAMLAGVTLFGAACGGPEELPQESKPMTFEEFKASLTKEDFEGGKYIFDQDIALEESELQAYYDNNIANDLGKKSDGLAVYYVGGDIKWSSTAARNLTYCVSKTSFGTRYNTVVSAMSSAAAAWEATANVNFVHSSTYDTNCTASQTAVVFDVRQVSGQSYTARAFFPNSSRSARNVLIDSSAFGNLGVWTLTGVLRHELGHTLGFRHEHTRLSSTGCYEDANWRGLTTYDAASVMHYPQCRGTQTGDLVLTSLDKSGARALYP; encoded by the coding sequence ATGCTCAAGTTCCGTACCGTTGCGATGCTGGCGGGTGTGACCCTTTTCGGCGCGGCCTGCGGTGGCCCCGAGGAGCTGCCCCAGGAATCGAAGCCGATGACGTTCGAGGAGTTCAAGGCCTCGCTCACGAAGGAGGACTTCGAGGGCGGCAAGTACATCTTCGACCAGGACATCGCGCTGGAGGAGAGCGAGCTGCAGGCCTACTACGACAACAACATCGCCAACGACCTGGGCAAGAAGTCGGACGGGCTGGCCGTCTACTACGTGGGCGGTGACATCAAGTGGAGCTCCACCGCGGCGCGCAACCTCACCTACTGCGTGAGCAAGACGAGCTTCGGCACGCGCTACAACACCGTGGTGAGCGCGATGAGCAGCGCCGCAGCCGCCTGGGAGGCCACCGCCAACGTCAACTTCGTGCACTCCAGCACCTACGACACCAACTGCACCGCGAGCCAGACCGCCGTCGTCTTCGACGTGCGCCAGGTCAGCGGCCAGAGCTACACGGCGCGCGCGTTCTTCCCGAACTCCAGCCGCTCGGCCCGCAACGTGCTCATCGACTCGAGCGCCTTCGGCAACCTGGGCGTGTGGACGCTCACCGGCGTGCTGCGCCACGAGCTGGGCCACACCCTGGGCTTCCGTCACGAGCACACCCGTCTGTCCAGCACCGGCTGCTACGAGGATGCCAACTGGCGCGGCCTGACCACCTACGACGCGGCCTCCGTGATGCACTACCCGCAGTGCCGCGGCACCCAGACGGGCGACCTGGTCCTGACCAGCCTCGACAAGTCCGGCGCCCGCGCGCTGTACCCGTAG
- a CDS encoding phospholipase D-like domain-containing protein gives MEVLELLGRMGPHVVAALTVLVSVLASGHAVLRKRDVRAAVSWVGLIWLVPVLGAVLYLLLGINRIRRRARSLTLRQEHGRFPPGPRPTPLTAQALAEALPAAAHLASLTRVVDAVVQRPLLPGNRVTVLESRTDAYPSMLEAIGAARVSLTLCSYIFDNDMAGRRFVEALGEAVRRGVQVRVLVDALGSRYTWPPITGKLRRAGVRAARFLPTLMPKRLPFMNLRNHRKLMVVDGRVGFTGGMNIRAHFLPGEDGARDLHFRLEGPVVGQLQETFAQDWAFTTGERLTGEAWFPALEPAGPVVARGIPDGPDEDFEHIRWTLLGALASARDTVRIITPYFLPDQGLITALNVAALRGVRVDLLLPERGNLPFVQWASTAQLWQVMRPGCRVFLTAPPFDHAKLMVVDGMWSLLGSANWDPRSLRLNFEFDVECYDAALAQRLEEVVEERISRGRLLTLEEVEQRSLPIRLRDGLARLMSPYL, from the coding sequence ATGGAGGTGCTCGAGCTGCTCGGCAGGATGGGGCCGCACGTGGTGGCGGCGCTGACGGTGCTCGTCAGCGTGCTGGCCTCCGGGCACGCGGTGCTGCGCAAGCGGGACGTGCGCGCGGCGGTGAGCTGGGTAGGCCTCATCTGGCTGGTGCCGGTGCTGGGCGCGGTGCTGTACCTGCTGCTGGGCATCAACCGCATCCGCCGCCGGGCGCGCTCGCTGACGCTGCGGCAGGAGCACGGGCGCTTTCCTCCGGGCCCCCGCCCCACGCCGCTGACGGCCCAGGCGCTGGCGGAGGCGCTGCCCGCGGCGGCGCACCTGGCCTCGCTCACGCGGGTGGTGGACGCGGTGGTGCAGCGGCCGCTGTTGCCGGGCAACCGCGTCACCGTGCTCGAGTCCCGCACGGACGCCTACCCGTCCATGCTGGAGGCCATCGGCGCGGCGCGCGTCTCGCTCACGCTGTGCAGCTACATCTTCGACAATGACATGGCGGGCCGGCGCTTCGTGGAGGCGCTGGGCGAGGCGGTGCGGCGCGGGGTGCAGGTGCGGGTGCTGGTGGACGCGCTGGGCAGCCGCTACACGTGGCCTCCCATCACCGGGAAGCTGCGCCGCGCGGGCGTCCGGGCCGCGCGCTTCCTGCCCACGCTGATGCCCAAGCGGCTGCCCTTCATGAACCTGCGCAACCACCGGAAGCTCATGGTGGTGGATGGGCGGGTGGGCTTCACGGGGGGCATGAACATCCGCGCGCACTTCCTGCCGGGCGAGGACGGCGCGAGGGACTTGCACTTCCGGCTCGAGGGCCCGGTGGTGGGACAGCTCCAGGAGACGTTCGCGCAGGACTGGGCCTTCACCACGGGGGAGCGGCTGACGGGCGAGGCCTGGTTCCCGGCGCTGGAGCCGGCAGGCCCGGTGGTGGCGCGAGGCATCCCCGACGGGCCGGACGAGGACTTCGAGCACATCCGCTGGACGCTGCTGGGGGCGCTGGCCTCGGCGCGAGACACGGTGCGCATCATCACCCCGTACTTCCTGCCGGACCAGGGGCTCATCACCGCGCTCAACGTGGCGGCGCTGCGCGGGGTGAGGGTGGATCTGCTGCTGCCGGAGCGCGGCAACCTGCCCTTCGTGCAGTGGGCGAGCACGGCGCAGCTCTGGCAGGTGATGCGGCCCGGCTGTCGCGTCTTCCTCACGGCGCCGCCGTTCGACCACGCCAAGCTGATGGTGGTGGACGGGATGTGGTCGCTGCTCGGCTCGGCGAACTGGGATCCGCGCTCGCTGCGGCTCAACTTCGAGTTCGACGTGGAGTGCTACGACGCGGCGCTGGCCCAGCGGCTGGAAGAGGTGGTGGAGGAGCGCATCTCCCGAGGCCGCTTGCTGACGCTGGAGGAGGTGGAGCAGCGCTCGCTGCCCATCCGCCTGAGGGATGGGCTGGCGCGGCTGATGTCTCCCTACCTCTAG
- a CDS encoding DNA topoisomerase 3 — translation MGAGREEERTREVGRETAQRGRASVLAVVAEKPAVARDIARVLGASQRGEGWFRGNGYVVTWAIGHLVGLAQPHEMRAEWKRWSREQLPMLPREWPLVVSENTRSQFSVVREVMNSPEVSAVVCATDAGREGELIFRYIYEAAGCRKPVKRLWVSSLTESAIREGFRQLKEGAAYDALADAARGRSRADWLVGMNLSRLYTLGGGEMLSVGRVQTPTLAMVVERELAIRDFVPEDYLEVVATFLPQAAEVPAGARYRGTWFREVDPKTGAKLAEGAREARRLHADGVEAGEVMARVRTGRAAIESLTSETKKMAPPLLYDLTELQRHANRLYGYSAQRTLELAQALYEKHKLLSYPRTSSRHLSTEVAATLPDVVRAIRGAYLPLLAPGTGERPLGRRFVDDAKVTDHHAIVPTPTSPDEVRLSPDERRIYELVCRRLLAAWHEDHVWSVTTVITAVSSPGAGGGPERVDRFHSSGTQVVRPGWKVLDVGGPKPPKERPSKAEKEKEESEGREPEDDAQDLPAGLQRGQPQRVEDVEAVKKRTRPPPRFTDATLLTAMETAGRTLDEKELADAMRETGLGTPATRAAIIEVLLEREYLQRRGKSMEATEKGIRLIQTVHPDVKTPAMTGQWEAWLQRIERGRGDLSDFLRSIEAYVIEVVGKGPASVPPRAPPAPRGGAPSAPVEEERRESRPRPMPMEAPAVAARAEHEPRAAKPRAESTSAVAAARPRVGAASASAVPAARRAPRTPTPPGELRRLLKEAFGFEDFRPYQEDVCRAATAGEDLLLVMPTGAGKSLCYQLPGLARAGTTLVVSPLIALMEDQVTRLQSLGFAAERIHSGRDRATSRQVCADYLEGHLDFLFIAPERLGVPGFVELLARRTPALIAIDEAHCISQWGHDFRPDYRLLGSRLPMLRPAPVVALTATATPDVQRDIVQQLGLKGVRGGAARTFIHGFRRTNIAIEMRELNPGQRGEAIREVLSEPSRRPAIVYASTRKHAEQLADLLGSDFPAAVYHAGMQPADRDRVQAAFLEGRLEVIVATTAFGMGIDKPDVRTVFHAALPASLEGYYQELGRAGRDGKPSRAVLLHSYVDRRTHEFFHQRDYPEPAVLEQLFRAARVELEPKEALQARIRMDPEVFDKALEQLWIHGGLEVTPDEMVRRSKPGWGLSYAAQRERKMLHLEQMGRYAESSGCRMRHLVEHFGDVQDSGKPCGLCDVCAPEGCVTLRFAEPGEGELNALGRILDALHERDGQATGRLHRELFGESLPRREFERLVGGLVRAGLARLSEDSFDKEGQRITFQRLTLTPDGQRTRVIEPDLVLLPMPLEAKASKKRRLRRSKGEGRRAEKRSPMGGRAAEARPARAAAGAGSWSGSRASSARPNVAAAPGSLRVVPDWEEAPGAGEPWDEEADVGVRRGRGAPAPKPSPALVEALKAWRLAEARRRRVPAFRILTDRVLGVIAAVRPQDNDALMAIQGVGPKLIERYGSQLLALVGRVH, via the coding sequence ATGGGTGCAGGACGCGAAGAAGAGAGGACCCGAGAGGTGGGCCGCGAGACGGCTCAGCGGGGCCGTGCGTCCGTGCTCGCGGTGGTGGCGGAGAAGCCGGCGGTGGCTCGGGACATTGCCCGGGTGCTGGGGGCCTCGCAGCGCGGGGAGGGCTGGTTCCGGGGCAACGGCTACGTGGTGACGTGGGCCATCGGGCACCTGGTGGGGCTGGCGCAGCCGCACGAGATGCGGGCCGAGTGGAAGCGCTGGAGCCGTGAGCAGCTGCCGATGCTGCCTCGCGAGTGGCCGCTGGTGGTGTCCGAGAACACGCGCTCGCAGTTCTCGGTGGTGCGCGAGGTGATGAACTCGCCCGAGGTGAGCGCGGTGGTGTGCGCCACGGACGCGGGCCGCGAGGGCGAGCTCATCTTCCGGTACATCTATGAGGCGGCCGGGTGCCGCAAGCCGGTGAAGCGGCTGTGGGTGTCGTCGCTGACGGAGAGCGCCATCCGCGAGGGCTTCCGGCAGCTCAAGGAGGGGGCGGCGTACGACGCGCTGGCGGACGCGGCGCGCGGGCGCAGCCGGGCGGACTGGCTGGTGGGGATGAACCTGTCGCGCCTGTACACGCTGGGGGGCGGGGAGATGCTGTCGGTGGGGCGGGTGCAGACGCCCACGCTGGCCATGGTGGTGGAGCGCGAGCTGGCCATCCGCGACTTCGTCCCCGAGGACTACCTGGAGGTGGTGGCCACCTTCCTGCCCCAGGCGGCGGAGGTGCCGGCGGGGGCTCGGTACCGGGGCACGTGGTTCCGCGAGGTGGACCCGAAGACGGGGGCGAAGCTGGCCGAGGGCGCGCGCGAGGCCCGGCGCCTGCACGCGGATGGGGTGGAGGCGGGCGAGGTGATGGCGCGCGTGCGGACGGGGCGGGCGGCCATCGAGTCGCTCACGTCCGAGACGAAGAAGATGGCGCCCCCGCTGCTCTACGACTTGACGGAGCTGCAGCGGCACGCGAACCGGCTCTATGGGTACAGCGCGCAGCGGACGCTGGAGCTGGCGCAGGCGCTGTACGAGAAGCACAAGCTGCTGAGCTACCCGCGCACCTCCAGCCGGCACCTGTCGACGGAGGTGGCGGCCACCCTGCCGGACGTGGTGCGGGCGATTCGCGGGGCGTACCTGCCGCTGCTGGCACCGGGCACGGGCGAGCGGCCGCTGGGCCGGCGCTTCGTGGATGACGCGAAGGTGACGGACCACCACGCCATCGTGCCGACGCCCACGTCTCCGGATGAGGTGCGGCTGTCGCCGGACGAGCGGCGCATCTATGAGCTGGTGTGCCGCCGGCTGCTCGCGGCCTGGCACGAGGACCACGTCTGGTCCGTCACCACGGTCATCACCGCGGTGAGCTCGCCCGGAGCGGGGGGAGGGCCGGAGCGGGTGGATCGCTTCCACAGCTCGGGCACGCAGGTGGTGCGCCCCGGGTGGAAGGTGCTGGACGTGGGCGGGCCGAAGCCGCCGAAGGAGCGTCCGAGCAAGGCCGAGAAGGAGAAGGAGGAGAGCGAGGGCCGGGAGCCGGAGGATGACGCGCAGGATCTGCCTGCCGGGCTGCAGCGCGGGCAGCCCCAGCGCGTGGAGGATGTGGAGGCGGTGAAGAAGCGCACCCGGCCGCCGCCGCGCTTCACGGACGCCACGCTGCTCACGGCGATGGAGACGGCGGGGCGGACGCTGGACGAGAAGGAGCTGGCGGACGCGATGCGCGAGACGGGGCTGGGGACGCCCGCCACGCGCGCCGCCATCATCGAGGTGCTGCTGGAGCGCGAGTATCTGCAGCGCCGCGGCAAGTCGATGGAGGCCACGGAGAAGGGCATCCGCCTCATCCAGACCGTGCACCCGGACGTGAAGACGCCGGCCATGACGGGGCAGTGGGAGGCGTGGCTGCAGCGCATCGAGCGCGGGCGGGGGGACCTCTCGGACTTCCTGCGGAGCATCGAGGCATACGTCATCGAGGTGGTGGGCAAGGGACCGGCGAGCGTGCCGCCCCGAGCGCCTCCGGCTCCTCGTGGGGGGGCTCCCTCGGCGCCCGTGGAGGAGGAACGGCGGGAGTCTCGTCCGAGGCCCATGCCCATGGAGGCCCCTGCCGTGGCTGCGAGGGCTGAGCATGAGCCCCGCGCCGCGAAGCCCAGGGCGGAGTCCACCTCAGCCGTGGCTGCCGCCCGTCCGCGGGTGGGCGCCGCGAGCGCGTCGGCGGTTCCTGCGGCTCGCCGTGCGCCACGAACGCCCACTCCGCCTGGAGAGCTTCGGAGGCTCTTGAAGGAGGCCTTTGGCTTCGAGGACTTCCGTCCCTACCAGGAGGACGTGTGCCGGGCGGCCACCGCCGGAGAGGACCTGCTGCTGGTGATGCCCACGGGGGCTGGCAAGTCGCTGTGCTACCAGCTGCCGGGCCTGGCCCGGGCGGGCACGACGCTGGTGGTGAGCCCGCTCATCGCGCTGATGGAGGACCAGGTGACGAGGCTCCAGTCGCTCGGGTTCGCGGCGGAGCGCATCCACTCGGGTCGGGACCGGGCCACCTCGCGCCAGGTGTGCGCGGACTATCTCGAGGGACACCTGGACTTCCTCTTCATCGCTCCCGAGCGGCTCGGCGTGCCCGGCTTCGTGGAGCTGCTGGCCCGGCGCACGCCGGCGCTCATCGCCATCGACGAGGCGCACTGCATCTCGCAGTGGGGCCATGACTTCCGCCCGGACTACCGGCTGCTCGGCTCGCGCCTGCCGATGCTGCGCCCGGCGCCCGTGGTGGCCCTCACCGCCACCGCGACGCCCGACGTGCAGCGCGACATCGTCCAGCAGCTCGGGCTGAAGGGCGTACGGGGCGGGGCGGCTCGCACCTTCATCCACGGCTTCCGCCGCACCAACATCGCCATCGAGATGCGCGAGCTGAACCCCGGCCAGCGCGGCGAGGCGATCCGCGAGGTGCTGTCCGAGCCCTCGCGCCGCCCAGCCATCGTCTACGCCTCCACGCGCAAGCACGCCGAGCAGCTGGCGGACCTGCTGGGCTCGGACTTCCCCGCCGCCGTGTACCACGCGGGCATGCAGCCCGCCGACCGTGACCGCGTCCAGGCCGCGTTCCTGGAGGGCCGGCTGGAGGTCATCGTCGCCACCACGGCGTTCGGCATGGGCATCGACAAGCCGGACGTGCGCACCGTCTTCCACGCCGCGCTCCCGGCCAGCCTCGAGGGCTACTACCAGGAGCTGGGGCGCGCGGGACGGGATGGCAAGCCCTCGCGCGCGGTGCTCCTGCACTCGTACGTGGACCGCCGCACTCACGAGTTCTTCCACCAGCGCGACTACCCGGAGCCCGCGGTGCTCGAGCAGCTCTTCCGCGCAGCTCGCGTCGAGCTGGAGCCCAAGGAGGCCCTGCAGGCGCGCATCCGCATGGACCCGGAGGTGTTCGACAAGGCGCTCGAGCAGCTGTGGATCCACGGCGGCCTGGAGGTCACTCCGGACGAGATGGTGCGCCGGAGCAAGCCGGGCTGGGGGCTTTCGTATGCCGCGCAGCGCGAGCGCAAGATGCTCCACCTGGAGCAGATGGGCCGGTACGCGGAGTCCTCTGGCTGCCGCATGCGCCACCTGGTGGAGCACTTCGGTGACGTGCAGGACTCGGGCAAGCCGTGCGGGCTGTGCGACGTGTGCGCGCCCGAGGGCTGCGTCACCCTGCGCTTCGCCGAGCCGGGCGAGGGAGAGCTCAACGCCCTGGGGCGCATCCTGGACGCGCTGCACGAGCGCGATGGCCAGGCCACGGGTCGCCTGCACCGCGAGCTCTTCGGCGAGTCCCTGCCGCGCCGCGAGTTCGAGCGGCTCGTGGGAGGCCTGGTGCGCGCGGGGCTCGCCCGGCTGAGCGAGGACTCCTTCGACAAGGAGGGGCAGCGCATCACCTTCCAGCGGCTCACGCTCACCCCCGATGGCCAGCGCACGCGTGTCATCGAGCCCGATCTCGTGCTGCTGCCGATGCCCCTCGAGGCCAAGGCCTCGAAGAAGCGTCGCCTCCGCCGCTCGAAGGGGGAGGGGAGGCGCGCCGAGAAGCGGAGCCCCATGGGTGGACGTGCCGCCGAGGCCCGCCCGGCCCGTGCGGCGGCGGGTGCCGGCTCGTGGAGCGGCTCACGTGCCTCCTCGGCTCGGCCCAACGTCGCGGCGGCTCCGGGCTCGCTGAGGGTGGTTCCCGACTGGGAGGAGGCGCCAGGCGCTGGCGAGCCCTGGGACGAGGAGGCCGACGTCGGCGTGCGGCGCGGACGGGGCGCTCCGGCTCCGAAGCCCTCGCCCGCGCTGGTGGAGGCGCTCAAGGCCTGGCGGCTCGCCGAGGCCCGGCGGCGCCGAGTCCCCGCCTTCCGCATCCTCACGGACCGGGTGCTCGGTGTCATCGCCGCCGTGCGCCCCCAGGACAATGACGCGCTCATGGCCATCCAGGGCGTGGGCCCCAAGCTCATCGAGCGCTACGGCTCGCAGCTCCTGGCCCTCGTCGGCCGCGTCCACTGA